The region AAATTTTCGGTTCTAACATGAACCatatcaatatttaattttcagtCCATATAACCTATCCAATTATTCAATTCCATCATCAATTGAAGAGATTTGAATGAGATGATACCTTAATATCACAAGGTTTGGATTTGGGATTCAAGCTCAAATATATTTCCATGGAGGTCGAAGGAGGATAAGAAGAACTGAGATAGTCGCGTGGGACGTGGGAGGCCCGCGCCGGCGTCGTGTGCGTATGTATATGTGTAGAGAAATTATTGGTCGGGGAAGGGGCGGCCGCGACGGCCGTTGGCGGCGGTGCAAAGGCAGGGTAAGTGAGTGCGTGACTGTGATAGTATCACTGATTTTGACTTCCAATTTGGGCCAAATGTGGGCATTTTTTGCCACATTGTCTGTtctccttagagcatccgcaatgggcggacgatggcacgcccgatggcgcgcatcgtccgcgccatccatcgtccgcacccattgcgggtgcgcgctcgtccgcgccctatacttcggtcgcggaggatagcgcggacgatggccatcgtccgcgccatcgtccgccccattgtagaggtcgcggacgatctacaattcggtcaagccgccgaccgcgtacaagcgcaagcgtgagcaactccgcaagcactgggatcaagtcaagaagcaagtgaacttgtacgcggcggagttcgagaagttcacgcggtcatAGGTGAGCGGTGAGAGCGCGAGCGACGTGCGCActaaagcgatgttgtcgtaccggtcgatgttcggcgatttcaagcacgaggccatctgggcgctcttgagggagaagcagaagttccaaggtggaattctgcacactggtgcgccgaagaggacgaaggtcaccgaagttggtgactacacgagcagcggcagcggcagtcacccggttgacctcaaccggacgtacgtggatgaagggagttccggcacaccggtgtcctttcggcgtcctcccggcgtcaaggctgtgaaggccaaggggaaggcgaccgcgacctcatcgtcgaccgctgcaacccaagctccggtcccggtagagctcccgacccagacggccaccgcgtttgagtcgttagcaacagcgtcgatggcaaggacgatgttgtagacgcacagggccctcaagaagtgtaccgaccccgacgaagccgaatatctccgggcgttactcgatgagctgcgtcggaagttgggaattggtccgacttatttttttttattagttcaatgatgtaactttttttattaaaacttcgtcgtttgttatttagaccgttttttatttactcgttacttgttatttgaaaacagttaaattaattaaacaaaacaataaaatgatgatgtggcgcgccttagggcgccccactgcaggtggggaggtaggaggataaaactgctgacgtggtgcgtcatagggcgcgccttagggtgccccattgctaatgctcttaataAAACACAAGCCAATCATTATAATCGCCGCTTAAACCATTTATTATCCAATCTTAGAAGTTAATCGGATTTAATTATCTCTGTCTAATTCTATGTTTGATTATACAATAAATACAAGGgcagtgttatattgctaactcaatacttagttgctaactacaattaaataatagtaattagatattcaaatcaagcacttagatcatcagccccgaaatgtcaatacgatcaacagaAAAAGTTAATAAgcgtattaaggtcaatttacaacaaattagttgtaactaacttttgaaaaatatctcataactttaaaacgcatataacttttcacgatttaaattattttttcacacactatatatcaaattaaagataatttcataaggattctaacgagatctcacttacatatgttccgatgtcaaattttgaaaaataattcaaaaaatttcataaatttcgttaacagctttatatcaatacacgacacataatatgtcaatataatgtttgtacaatgtcaatatgaaattgtattgacattgtcatgtctttgtgttgatgtattaCATACACTGTACtgacattgtgtttctaaatgctaaatttgatagttgttattatctttttaatattaaaaaatgaaaaacgaaattacacatgacaaattgtagaccacaagatttctaaaatcctatggtcttaaattagttatagttagcaattaaatgattagttagcaattgatcactccccatAAATATAATCCCTATTGTCTAATTCTTCAAATTACAAGAAACTAACTGCCCTAGCATACACTAAATAAGAAATCCACGAGACCACGACCACTCTCACAACCAATCCCactaaatatatattctttccttccataaaaaatagtctcattttgttattttggtatatctacaaaaaattattttcatttttttaaaatgtaaagtttctctcttatactttacccattttttctctatatctttctcatactttacttattttgtctctatatctctcttactttacttactttttatcattctctcttactttatcaatttctcatGAAAATCCGTTTCATCCgtaaataagactattttttatggacgaaagGAATATATGGTACATGATCAATCATCACAAACTTAGGGTCTACGTTGATTGGCATAATAATTTACGAATTTAAGACCTGGGAGATTTCtaatttaaaagaaattaagaCAATGTGTTTAGTTCAAATATCTTATAATGCTTTTCACTAATGCATTTTTTGTCAGACCAAagtatctttattttatattttatcagCAACAACTTGGAAAGCATTTGGTGTCAAACTCCATAAAGCTATCTTCACATGCAGTGTGTGCACTGCCACGGTGATATTGTGATGGCTATAATCACATCTTTTATGTGTAATATGCTACATTTATGCATCAATGATTTCAAATTGTGCTCCATCACCTTTTGAGGATAAACATAGGAGACTGGATTTGGAAATGCCTATTTCAAAACTGTGAAGCATAACTAAAGATCCCACAAATCAGCATTTTGAGGGGGAAAAAGTAATGAAGATTAAAAAAAGTGGCAATTTTTATGTACATTCATAAGCAGGACTGCCACATTGTGAGCAAATATAATACACAGCCCTTCAAACAGAATATATATGCAGACTAGATGAGCATATCTGTATAAGCTTCAAGCCCGTGGCTGTTTAGACACTGTCTGAGCTTGTACAGTGCTCGACTCTCCAGTTGTCTAACTCTCTCCTTCGATAATCCAAATCCGGCTCCAATTTCAGACAGGGTTTTCTGATTTCCATCTTTGATGCCAAATCTGGACCGGATGATCTTCCTCTCCCTAGGGTTGAGCACACTCAAGAGATTCCGAACATGTTGCCTCATCAGCTGCTTCGATACGCCCACATCCGGGACATCAATAGTAGTGTCTGCAGTGATTTCCTGTAAGAACATCATCCATCAGGGTCTCGGTCAAGGGTAAAATCGTGTACAAGATACAAAAGAAATGacatttattcaaaattataTGAAAATAACGATACCTGAAATGTGGTAGTTTGGTCCATCCACACGGGCTGTTGCATGGAAAGAGGCACTCTAGCACTGGATAGCAATTTCTCCATTCTCTCGACCGATATTCCAGCACATGCTGCTATGTCTTCTCTAGAAGGGGTGTGGTTGCCTTGTTGGATGCATGTTTTCTTCGCTTCGTACACCTTCGAGAGAAGGCCATAAACATTCTCCTGAAATATCATACAGGTTTCAATGATTTGAGAGAGCCAGATGGAGAGAGATTAGGGAATTGCTGAAATTGTAAAATGCAGAACATTACTGGTAGGCGGATTGTCCTCGAATGCTGAAATAGCGCTTTCCTAATCGATTGCCTTATCCACCAATATGCATAAGTAGCAAATCTGCAACCCGCTTGAGGCTTGAATTTCTCTACACTCTTCATTAGACCCAAGCTTCCCTCCTACAACAAAGTCAAAATACACCATTAAAAACTTATCTTTCCCAGTTTCCTGTAATCATATTTCCaataagaaaataaacaaaaaatacgaTTGTAATTCTGTTCCTGTATCAAGAAAAACTTGGAAATcacctgcatgagatcctgaaGGTTAAGCCCACGCCCTTGGTACTTCTTAGCAATGTGAACAACCATGCGGAAATTGGCATAGATTAACTTTTGTCGACTGCTGGTTCCAATGTGAATCTGCAACTTCAAGTACCGACAACTAATCCCAGCAGCTGCTGCCCACTCCACTATTGTAGGTTCACTGGAGGACTGAGCATGAAGTCGAGTTTTCACTTCTTGCAATTTCATTAAATCCTAAACAAATGAATAGTTTACGAGGAGCTGTGACCATACAATCAGGTTGATATCATCAGAGGGAAGTCCCCAACAAAACAGGCAATCAGTGCTAAAAGAAACCTGTATCTTAGTTATTAACTCTGCCTCTTCTGTTGCAGTCAAAAGTTCTGTTGTTTCCGGTCCCCCTAGAAAGAGCCTAAGAGGATCGTTGGGATCAAATCTAGTATCAACCTTTTTATGTGATCCTGGTTTCCTGTGATGATTAGTCTCCTGAAACTCAACTTTTGGCTTAGGTACCCTCCTCTTCTTTGTTTTCCTCTCCAGCAAACGAGTAGACCTCACAGTTCTGCGCATAGGATCACCGACCAAACCTCTGGAAGcgaaaaaggaagaaaatatgTTAGGTATCACCTTGTCAGAGATTTTTAAGGATGCGAACAGAGGCAAAAAAGATAAAGACGTGATGATGAAGCATACCTTAAACTACAAGAATCGTAAACATCAACTTCAAAAAATTTTGCTTGTTTAGCAATTGACATTGCCTTTTTGCATGCTGAAAAGGCTTCTCTTGCAAGTGAAACAACATGATCGGCTTCTAAGACAGTTGAATCTATGCTTTTACTTGTATTGGAATCAGATGTCAAAGGAAATGAAGTGTCCCTTTTCTGTAAGGATGCCAATCTGATtacagaaaatgaaataaactaAGTGGATCAGACAGAAGTATGCCGCAGAGAAAAATTATGGAAAAACTTTGCAAATAACACTTCAGGTATCTCTGATAGTTGATAACTCTTACAAATACCATAATTCTGGCCTGCGTAGCAACTGGATCTCAATGTCATTTTCATGCTGATTAGGATCAACATCGTCACTTCCATCATGAGATGAAGATACATGTCCAAGTTGCCTATCAAGTGTTTTCTTCAACCAAagagaagaataaaataagtacTAGTTTTCACACAACAAAGCTGGTTATACATACAAAGTATAGTAAGTAACATTTTGTTGATAACATAAAAAATGATTGCAGTGTAGAAGATGGGAAGAAAGAGACTTTTGCATCAGAACAGCATATTGTTTATATAATAAGTTAAAATAATTGGCTAACAAGAATCACACAAATAAACACTAATAAGGAAACAGTCTTACCTGAAATGCGTTTTCTTTTAAACATAGCAATGACCTGCTATCATTGCGCTGATTCTGAATAAGAACTGTAGTTGACGGAGAGGTAAGAGCTGGGGTTACTTGTTCATGCAGCAGCAAAACTGCAAATGTAGCATGGAATTGATAACATACAACAAAAGATTAGAGTTTCGCCAATTGAATTCATATAGTGTCCCATCTTATTAGGAGAACCTGCATCCTAATTTAGGTATGTAGTACTACATAATTATGAATCTGTGGCTGGACATGAGCAAACATAAATCAAAGGACAGGCtttaatcatcaaaatataTACTGGCAGAAATTAAAAGGGGAAAAGACAACCATATATTGAGAAACATGTAGCCAAAAACAAAACGCATCCCTACTTACTTCCACGTGATGAATAAGGAATAAGAGCAATATTATCCTTCAAGGTCACCAATTCCACGAGTTAACAATTTGGCTTACCACAATGACAATCAAATAGATTTACACTTAgttcaaattcacaaatttaatATTTGAACTTTTTTCCCTACAAACAGTGGAGCAATTTAAAGGTTTATTAATAGCGTGACTGCAGATACGGAAATTCAATCGCATTTGCtctattcaataaaaaaaatagaaattgagTAACCTGAAGAGGAGGGGGAACGGTTCCTGAGATGGGTTCTGTGAGTAAATTGAAGTGGAGAAGAAACCAAGCTCCTTCCTGCCTCCATATACCAACTTTAGTGATTGAAAATTGTAAGTAAACATGAATAAAGAAACCGAAAAAGAAGGTATTTTTTCAGTTTAGTTAGCTGCAGAAATATTGTCCATGAATGAAGCAAATGAGGAGGAGGGTGAGAGTGATAACAGAGATAAACCCCTTCCCTTATCAACTGGATGAGATTTTTCGAGATTTTTAAGATAGACAGACAATACTACCCTTCTACGACCCCAATTTTGCTTGCGCTCATAAACCGATTTAACCTCTAACCCTTCTAcggcacatgaaaccttgttacgtgcaaCGGTTGAATGGTGCCAATCGATCGACCCTCATTACAAGCGGTCGCTTAAACCCCTCATAAACAGTATGCGGCACGATTTGAGGTTCGGAGACATGTCGGACGGTGACGGGGAGGGGGTGGCGGgggcggggaatccgaggagtgagaagccggtttttattttaataatgtaatttttttagtaattatgtattttttttaataatgaagtatgtttttttttaaataaagtggttgcattttctccgtattcatgtcgactatttaattccgtaaatttcttacttccggaaattgtttaatttgtgaatctgtgaattttttaattgttgGAAGTCcttcgggatgtccttggggatgtccgccactgtgcaatgggaattccttatgacgtggcaggaggtatttttgggaattctgcgccactgctgatgctatTAGGCCATCCCTCAGTCTCGTAAAAATAGATATACCGCACGAATTTTAAttcataattgataaaataagtgAGAGTGTAAAACAATtagttaaaaatttaaaatagtgTTGTCAGTGAGACACAcatctatctatacatatataaaaggtgAGCTTTGGACGCttttgaataattattttatgtCAGTGatgtaaatataattatatttataactcTTAGAAttgtattaataatatttaatgaTGCCCGcagggcgtagcgcagttggcaacggagggacagatcttgctgcaataaTATTTAatgtattatactccctccgtcccaaaataGATGTCATACTTTCCTTTTACAtaagattaaataaaatgtaagaGTATATACTAAGATTATATAaatctaataaaatatttaatatacaaataaaatatttctggGATAATAGTATcgtctaaaaaataaaatgatggaactacaaaacaaataaaaagcacacacatataaatattaataaaacttTAACATTTGTTAATAAAACTATAATTCGTAAgttatgaaaaaaattactCATATTTGTAAACAACcttaaaaatacaataataagaatagcaaaataaagaaaataaaataacaaaacaaaagcccaaaaaaacacacataaatTACTTCTCTCTCCGCTTATTTCTATCGGAAACTACCGTTGACTCTTTACCTCAGTCTTATTTATCTCGTTAATCTCCAAATTGATGATTTATGTACTCGCGTAAAAAAATGTGGTATTTTATGTTCTTCGTCTTCTTTGCTCCATTTAGCCATTTCATTTACTTTGGGAGTTTCCTTTGCATGAAAACTATGACAATAAATAGTCAGCTTCTTTGATTTCTTTATTTGAGAAAAAATAACTATTATGGCTAAGATGGAAAATGttcaaacaaaattaacaaaaaataaaacaaactaacATTAAGAAAAAACTTAAATATGAACTAAAACAATAGAATAATCCTCAAAATAAGATTTAAAATTACTATTCTCTTTTCACCTTCTCTTACACAATCCTCTCTCCATAGCTTCTTACTCACTTCTTCTGCTCTTCGCCTTATACAGGACTATATCTCCACCTCTACCGTCTCCAATAACCGTTGCAGGGAGTTGAATCCTTTGAGGaagcaattttaaaatttatctaaTAGTTGCACTGAAAAGATAATTCCACAATAAAGGAATATGTATTTATAGACAAAAACTAAAGGCTACCAATAATTTCTAAAATCTTTTAAATTCCACTATACATTATAGAAACAAAAATATGTTTTCTAGCTaatcaataataatttaaatgaatattaattTGTGATTTAATCAATTGGATACATTAATTCCAAAATTTGTGATTGGAAGCTACAATTGATAATTTAGTCATAAATTTGAAAAGTCAAGAAACGCATAAATTGAAAACTCCTCATAAATCATTAAATTGAATGATTTAACAATACCATAATCACACTATAATCGGCAGTTACATATGGGTTACATTGTACTATTAATGGTATTCACATTGATTTCTAAAGTCATCAAATTTAATCTTTTCACCACACCATCGGTAGTTATATGcctacattatttttttaatggcaTTTACTTTAGGGAGTCATTATGTGATTTCATTATTGTGGTCAATTTGCATTATTGAGCAATTACAAAAGTAACTTTTAATCTTGTGTAATAATCTTAATACTCTTTTTAACTATAAATACTACTTTCGAATTGGAATTGTACATCTCAAGTTGATCATCcaatttttttagaataaacACTATCAAGACAATATCCCACTTGCCTAAAAGAATATTTTATAGTTCAGTTGTTTAACATTTGATTTATCTTCTCACTATTATTATTGTAGATCAATGACGGACCAAGATGGAGTGGAAAAGCTTCATAATCTGCAGTCAACGGACGATTGGATGTCTCCAGTCCTATTTTCTAGAATAAACACTATCAAGGGAATATTCCACTTGCCTGGAAGAATATTTTATATTCCAGTTGTTTAACCTTTGAtatttttcttctctctattCTTATTGCAGATCAATGACGGACCATGGTTGTGTAATATTATGTTCATGTTGTTATTGTGTCATGTCAAACTAAATTGAGTCATAAGGTACTTATGGTAAATGTATGGCTGGAAAATTTTGACATGACACAAACATCCACAAAGGTAATGTGTTAGCTTTTGGGTTGGGTTATggtttgagtttagtttttttcCTATGGCTTAGAGTTTCGATTATACTAGCATTTTtgcactttttaaatttttattggaCTGAAATGCTCCCAAAATATGAGGTTTgcatttttactttttaactTTTTAACTTTTCAATTAATTGTGGCAAATTAACGTTTAATTTGAAACGGTTCAtttttacatatataaaagaagAGTTTTGGACGCttttgaataattattttatgcAAGGGATGTAAGTAACTCATAGAAttgtattaataatatttaatgcattataCTAATTATCATATAATAAACATTATATATCCAACAACAAATTTAGAGGAAATACTATGCGTTAGTTGACATAGCATAATTAGCACTATTTAATTCTAATTAACAAATTTAGAGGAAATACTATGCCTTAGTTGACATAGCATAATTAGCACTATTTAATTCTAATTAACCATACTCATTAATTCTTAGGCTACGTTGAAATAAATACTGCATTAGAGATGAAAATAATTAGGCTGTGGAAAATGAAAAGATCTAGGCAAAAGAATGTGAAAAGATTATGAATAATCTTAATACTTTTTTTTAACTATAAATACTACTTTTGAATTGGAATTGTACATCTCAAGTTGATCATCCAATTTTCTAGAATAAACACTATCAAGGCAATAGTCCACTTGCCTGGaagaatattttatatttagttgtttaacctttgatatttttcttctctctattCTTATTGCAGATCAATGACGGACCAAGGttgtgtaatattaggttttaattgtgtaatattATGTTCATGTCGTTATTGTGTCATATCAAACTAAATTGAGTCATAAGGTACTTATGGTAAAtgtagggctgaaaatttttgACATGACATGAACACCCACAAAGCTAATGTGTTAGCTTTCGGGTTGGGTTATggtttgagtttagtttttttttcccATGGTTTAGAGTTTAGAGTTTAGAGTTATGGTAAAGGATTTAGGGagatataatataattttatttttattttttaatttaaattgtgataaagctttaatataatttttttcctaTATTT is a window of Salvia splendens isolate huo1 chromosome 3, SspV2, whole genome shotgun sequence DNA encoding:
- the LOC121797249 gene encoding RNA polymerase sigma factor sigF, chloroplastic-like, which gives rise to MEAGRSLVSSPLQFTHRTHLRNRSPSSSVLLLHEQVTPALTSPSTTVLIQNQRNDSRSLLCLKENAFQKTLDRQLGHVSSSHDGSDDVDPNQHENDIEIQLLRRPELWYLLASLQKRDTSFPLTSDSNTSKSIDSTVLEADHVVSLAREAFSACKKAMSIAKQAKFFEVDVYDSCSLRGLVGDPMRRTVRSTRLLERKTKKRRVPKPKVEFQETNHHRKPGSHKKVDTRFDPNDPLRLFLGGPETTELLTATEEAELITKIQDLMKLQEVKTRLHAQSSSEPTIVEWAAAAGISCRYLKLQIHIGTSSRQKLIYANFRMVVHIAKKYQGRGLNLQDLMQEGSLGLMKSVEKFKPQAGCRFATYAYWWIRQSIRKALFQHSRTIRLPENVYGLLSKVYEAKKTCIQQGNHTPSREDIAACAGISVERMEKLLSSARVPLSMQQPVWMDQTTTFQEITADTTIDVPDVGVSKQLMRQHVRNLLSVLNPRERKIIRSRFGIKDGNQKTLSEIGAGFGLSKERVRQLESRALYKLRQCLNSHGLEAYTDMLI